The Phyllopteryx taeniolatus isolate TA_2022b chromosome 7, UOR_Ptae_1.2, whole genome shotgun sequence genome has a segment encoding these proteins:
- the dnm3a gene encoding dynamin 3a isoform X6: MSTRSMISMINRLQDALGSAGLSYNLLLPQIAVVGGQSSGKSSVLENFVGRDFLPRGTGIVTRRPLVLQLHHSDTEYGEFLHCRGKRFSDFDEICQEIEAETYRLTGTNKGISPVPISLRIFSPNVLNLTLVDLPGITKVPVGDQPPDIEYLVRDMIMQYICKENCLILAVTPANMDLANSDALKLAKDVDPQGQRTIGVITMLDLMDKGTDAREILENRLLPLRRAYRHMCDRMGTPYLQRSLNQQLTDHIRDSLPTLHNHLQYLLVSISKEIDTYKLYNPDDPICRTKTLIKLVQQLAGDFERLIEGSADEVNTANLSGGARINQIFHERFPYQLHKMKCDERKLRMEIAYAIRNIHGVRTGLFTPDMAFQAIVKKQISKLKIPCFGFVDMVCKELVSTIYECFSKLGSFPKLREETERLVTTEIREQESTCRDQISLLIDMQLAYINTKHEDFIGFAHAHPLCHRSDNKIVAGSGAQQGVAPPSSLIVIRKGWLTINNVSIIAKDYWFILTAESLSWFKDNEETEKRYMLPLDNLKVRDVERGFMSSKFTFALFNSESRNVYKDHKLLELVCNSQEELDIWKSSLLRAGVYPEEVTVDAQGNGPSENFTDPQLERQVETIRNLVDSYMGIIHKTVKDLMPKAIMHLMINSVKEFISSELLAQLYALGDCSALMDESPEQRQHREQALGKHAALQAALDIIGEISTSGNAPADVSHSGLRQFSATLPKKSATCDKSRTRGRAPPVPVLANQRLPGPACVPRRPAPAAPNPK; this comes from the exons ATGTCTACACGGAG CATGATCTCGATGATCAATCGCCTCCAGGATGCCCTGGGCAGCGCGGGCCTGAGCTACAACCTCCTCCTGCCGCAGATCGCGGTGGTGGGCGGTCAGAGTTCTGGGAAGAGCTCCGTGCTGGAGAACTTTGTGGGCAG GGACTTCCTTCCCCGAGGTACCGGGATAGTCACTCGCAGACCTTTAGTCCTGCAGCTGCATCACTCCGACACCG AGTACGGGGAATTTTTGCACTGCAGGGGGAAGAGGTTCTCCGACTTTGACGAGATCTGTCAAGAAATTGAGGCAGAAACCTACAGGCTCACCGGAACCAACAAAGGCATCTCTCCCGTTCCCATCAGCCTGCGCATTTTCTCTCCTAATG TGCTCAACCTGACCCTGGTGGACCTTCCCGGCATCACCAAGGTGCCCGTGGGCGACCAGCCGCCAGACATCGAGTACCTGGTGCGAGACATGATCATGCAGTACATCTGCAAGGAGAACTGCCTCATTCTGGCCGTGACGCCTGCCAACATGGACCTGGCCAACTCGGACGCACTCAAACTGGCCAAAGATGTCGACCCACAGG GCCAGCGCACAATAGGTGTGATCACAATGCTGGACCTGATGGATAAAGGAACAGATGCTCGGGAAATACTAGAGAATAGATTGCTTCCACTGAGAAGAG CTTACAGGCACATGTGCGACCGAATGGGCACGCCGTACTTGCAGAGATCCCTCAACCAG caACTGACGGACCACATCCGGGACAGTCTGCCTACGCTCCACAATCACCTGCAGTATCTGCTTGTGTCCATCAGTAAAGAAATTGACACGTACAAACTATACAATCCTGATGACCCCATTTGCAGGACCAAGACCCTCATCAA GCTAGTTCAGCAACTGGCCGGCGACTTTGAGAGGCTGATCGAGGGCTCAGCAGACGAAGTAAACACAGCAAACCTTTCGGGCGGCGCAAGGATCAACCAGATCTTCCACGAGCGCTTTCCCTACCAACTGCACAAA ATGAAGTGTGACGAAAGGAAGCTGCGGATGGAGATCGCCTATGCCATCAGGAACATTCATGGTGTCAG AACGGGCTTGTTTACCCCGGACATGGCTTTTCAGGCCATTGTAAAGAAGCAGATCTCCAAACTAAAAATCCCATGTTTCGGATTTGTCGACATGGTCTGCAAAGAACTGGTCTCCACCATATACGAGTGCTTCAGTAAG CTCGGTTCTTTTCCTAAGCTGCGGGAAGAAACTGAGCGACTTGTCACCACTGAAATCCGTGAACAAGAGAGCACATGCCGGGATCAG ATCTCTCTGCTCATCGACATGCAGCTCGCCTATATTAATACCAAACATGAAGACTTTATTGGCTTCGCTCA TGCTCACCCCCTGTGCCACCGCAGCGATAACAAGATCGTTGCCGGCAGTGGAGCGCAACAG GGTGTGGCCCCTCCCTCGAGTCTAATA GTCATACGTAAAGGATGGCTCACCATCAACAACGTCAGCATCATCGCCAAGGACTACTGGTTCATACTCACCGCCGAGAGCCTGTCCTGGTTCAAAGACAACGAG GAGACAGAGAAGAGGTACATGCTCCCTCTGGACAACCTCAAGGTCCGAGATGTAGAGAGGGGCTTCATGTCCAGCAAATTCACCTTCGCCCTCTTCAATTCTGAGTcaag GAACGTGTACAAGGACCATAAGCTTCTGGAGCTGGTCTGCAACTCTCAGGAGGAGCTGGACATCTGGAAGTCTTCTCTGCTCCGGGCTGGTGTCTACCCAGAGGAGGTCACG GTGGACGCGCAGGGCAACGGGCCGTCCGAGAACTTTACCGACCCCCAGCTGGAGCGCCAGGTGGAGACCATCCGCAACCTGGTGGACTCCTACATGGGCATCATCCACAAGACGGTCAAGGACTTGATGCCGAAGGCCATCATGCACCTGATGATCAACAGC GTGAAAGAGTTCATTAGCTCGGAGCTGCTGGCCCAGCTCTACGCTCTGGGAGACTGTTCGGCGCTGATGGATGAGTCACCCGAGCAGCGGCAGCATCGCGAGCAAGCGCTCGGCAAGCACGCCGCCCTGCAGGCCGCGCTCGACATCATCGGTGAAATCTCCACCTCCGGCAACGCCCCCGCGGATGTCTCTCACTCCGGCTTGCGGCAATTCAG CGCCACGCTCCCTAAAAAGTCGGCGACGTGCGACAAGTCTCGAACCCGCGGCCGCGCCCCGCCCGTGCCCGTCCTCGCCAACCAGCGGCTCCCTGGCCCAGCTTGCGTGCCCAG GAGACCTGCTCCGGCAGCCCCAAACCCCAAATAG
- the dnm3a gene encoding dynamin 3a isoform X4 has product MSTRSMISMINRLQDALGSAGLSYNLLLPQIAVVGGQSSGKSSVLENFVGRDFLPRGTGIVTRRPLVLQLHHSDTEYGEFLHCRGKRFSDFDEICQEIEAETYRLTGTNKGISPVPISLRIFSPNVLNLTLVDLPGITKVPVGDQPPDIEYLVRDMIMQYICKENCLILAVTPANMDLANSDALKLAKDVDPQGQRTIGVITMLDLMDKGTDAREILENRLLPLRRGYIGLVNRSQKDIDGKKDIKTALQAEKKFFLSHPAYRHMCDRMGTPYLQRSLNQQLTDHIRDSLPTLHNHLQYLLVSISKEIDTYKLYNPDDPICRTKTLIKLVQQLAGDFERLIEGSADEVNTANLSGGARINQIFHERFPYQLHKMKCDERKLRMEIAYAIRNIHGVRTGLFTPDMAFQAIVKKQISKLKIPCFGFVDMVCKELVSTIYECFSKLGSFPKLREETERLVTTEIREQESTCRDQISLLIDMQLAYINTKHEDFIGFAHAHPLCHRSDNKIVAGSGAQQGVAPPSSLIVIRKGWLTINNVSIIAKDYWFILTAESLSWFKDNEETEKRYMLPLDNLKVRDVERGFMSSKFTFALFNSESRNVYKDHKLLELVCNSQEELDIWKSSLLRAGVYPEEVTVDAQGNGPSENFTDPQLERQVETIRNLVDSYMGIIHKTVKDLMPKAIMHLMINSVKEFISSELLAQLYALGDCSALMDESPEQRQHREQALGKHAALQAALDIIGEISTSGNAPADVSHSGLRQFSATLPKKSATCDKSRTRGRAPPVPVLANQRLPGPACVPRRPAPAAPNPK; this is encoded by the exons ATGTCTACACGGAG CATGATCTCGATGATCAATCGCCTCCAGGATGCCCTGGGCAGCGCGGGCCTGAGCTACAACCTCCTCCTGCCGCAGATCGCGGTGGTGGGCGGTCAGAGTTCTGGGAAGAGCTCCGTGCTGGAGAACTTTGTGGGCAG GGACTTCCTTCCCCGAGGTACCGGGATAGTCACTCGCAGACCTTTAGTCCTGCAGCTGCATCACTCCGACACCG AGTACGGGGAATTTTTGCACTGCAGGGGGAAGAGGTTCTCCGACTTTGACGAGATCTGTCAAGAAATTGAGGCAGAAACCTACAGGCTCACCGGAACCAACAAAGGCATCTCTCCCGTTCCCATCAGCCTGCGCATTTTCTCTCCTAATG TGCTCAACCTGACCCTGGTGGACCTTCCCGGCATCACCAAGGTGCCCGTGGGCGACCAGCCGCCAGACATCGAGTACCTGGTGCGAGACATGATCATGCAGTACATCTGCAAGGAGAACTGCCTCATTCTGGCCGTGACGCCTGCCAACATGGACCTGGCCAACTCGGACGCACTCAAACTGGCCAAAGATGTCGACCCACAGG GCCAGCGCACAATAGGTGTGATCACAATGCTGGACCTGATGGATAAAGGAACAGATGCTCGGGAAATACTAGAGAATAGATTGCTTCCACTGAGAAGAG gTTATATCGGGCTAGTGAACCGCAGTCAAAAGGACATAGACGGAAAAAAGGATATTAAGACAGCCTTGCAAGCGGAAAAGAAGTTTTTCCTGTCTCACCCAGCTTACAGGCACATGTGCGACCGAATGGGCACGCCGTACTTGCAGAGATCCCTCAACCAG caACTGACGGACCACATCCGGGACAGTCTGCCTACGCTCCACAATCACCTGCAGTATCTGCTTGTGTCCATCAGTAAAGAAATTGACACGTACAAACTATACAATCCTGATGACCCCATTTGCAGGACCAAGACCCTCATCAA GCTAGTTCAGCAACTGGCCGGCGACTTTGAGAGGCTGATCGAGGGCTCAGCAGACGAAGTAAACACAGCAAACCTTTCGGGCGGCGCAAGGATCAACCAGATCTTCCACGAGCGCTTTCCCTACCAACTGCACAAA ATGAAGTGTGACGAAAGGAAGCTGCGGATGGAGATCGCCTATGCCATCAGGAACATTCATGGTGTCAG AACGGGCTTGTTTACCCCGGACATGGCTTTTCAGGCCATTGTAAAGAAGCAGATCTCCAAACTAAAAATCCCATGTTTCGGATTTGTCGACATGGTCTGCAAAGAACTGGTCTCCACCATATACGAGTGCTTCAGTAAG CTCGGTTCTTTTCCTAAGCTGCGGGAAGAAACTGAGCGACTTGTCACCACTGAAATCCGTGAACAAGAGAGCACATGCCGGGATCAG ATCTCTCTGCTCATCGACATGCAGCTCGCCTATATTAATACCAAACATGAAGACTTTATTGGCTTCGCTCA TGCTCACCCCCTGTGCCACCGCAGCGATAACAAGATCGTTGCCGGCAGTGGAGCGCAACAG GGTGTGGCCCCTCCCTCGAGTCTAATA GTCATACGTAAAGGATGGCTCACCATCAACAACGTCAGCATCATCGCCAAGGACTACTGGTTCATACTCACCGCCGAGAGCCTGTCCTGGTTCAAAGACAACGAG GAGACAGAGAAGAGGTACATGCTCCCTCTGGACAACCTCAAGGTCCGAGATGTAGAGAGGGGCTTCATGTCCAGCAAATTCACCTTCGCCCTCTTCAATTCTGAGTcaag GAACGTGTACAAGGACCATAAGCTTCTGGAGCTGGTCTGCAACTCTCAGGAGGAGCTGGACATCTGGAAGTCTTCTCTGCTCCGGGCTGGTGTCTACCCAGAGGAGGTCACG GTGGACGCGCAGGGCAACGGGCCGTCCGAGAACTTTACCGACCCCCAGCTGGAGCGCCAGGTGGAGACCATCCGCAACCTGGTGGACTCCTACATGGGCATCATCCACAAGACGGTCAAGGACTTGATGCCGAAGGCCATCATGCACCTGATGATCAACAGC GTGAAAGAGTTCATTAGCTCGGAGCTGCTGGCCCAGCTCTACGCTCTGGGAGACTGTTCGGCGCTGATGGATGAGTCACCCGAGCAGCGGCAGCATCGCGAGCAAGCGCTCGGCAAGCACGCCGCCCTGCAGGCCGCGCTCGACATCATCGGTGAAATCTCCACCTCCGGCAACGCCCCCGCGGATGTCTCTCACTCCGGCTTGCGGCAATTCAG CGCCACGCTCCCTAAAAAGTCGGCGACGTGCGACAAGTCTCGAACCCGCGGCCGCGCCCCGCCCGTGCCCGTCCTCGCCAACCAGCGGCTCCCTGGCCCAGCTTGCGTGCCCAG GAGACCTGCTCCGGCAGCCCCAAACCCCAAATAG
- the dnm3a gene encoding dynamin 3a isoform X5 has protein sequence MSTRSMISMINRLQDALGSAGLSYNLLLPQIAVVGGQSSGKSSVLENFVGRDFLPRGTGIVTRRPLVLQLHHSDTEYGEFLHCRGKRFSDFDEICQEIEAETYRLTGTNKGISPVPISLRIFSPNVLNLTLVDLPGITKVPVGDQPPDIEYLVRDMIMQYICKENCLILAVTPANMDLANSDALKLAKDVDPQGQRTIGVITMLDLMDKGTDAREILENRLLPLRRDFVFPPPPPSPGYIGLVNRSQKDIDGKKDIKTALQAEKKFFLSHPAYRHMCDRMGTPYLQRSLNQQLTDHIRDSLPTLHNHLQYLLVSISKEIDTYKLYNPDDPICRTKTLIKLVQQLAGDFERLIEGSADEVNTANLSGGARINQIFHERFPYQLHKMKCDERKLRMEIAYAIRNIHGVRTGLFTPDMAFQAIVKKQISKLKIPCFGFVDMVCKELVSTIYECFSKLGSFPKLREETERLVTTEIREQESTCRDQISLLIDMQLAYINTKHEDFIGFAHAHPLCHRSDNKIVAGSGAQQGVAPPSSLIVIRKGWLTINNVSIIAKDYWFILTAESLSWFKDNEETEKRYMLPLDNLKVRDVERGFMSSKFTFALFNSESRNVYKDHKLLELVCNSQEELDIWKSSLLRAGVYPEEVTVDAQGNGPSENFTDPQLERQVETIRNLVDSYMGIIHKTVKDLMPKAIMHLMINSVKEFISSELLAQLYALGDCSALMDESPEQRQHREQALGKHAALQAALDIIGEISTSGNAPADVSHSGLRQFRRPAPAAPNPK, from the exons ATGTCTACACGGAG CATGATCTCGATGATCAATCGCCTCCAGGATGCCCTGGGCAGCGCGGGCCTGAGCTACAACCTCCTCCTGCCGCAGATCGCGGTGGTGGGCGGTCAGAGTTCTGGGAAGAGCTCCGTGCTGGAGAACTTTGTGGGCAG GGACTTCCTTCCCCGAGGTACCGGGATAGTCACTCGCAGACCTTTAGTCCTGCAGCTGCATCACTCCGACACCG AGTACGGGGAATTTTTGCACTGCAGGGGGAAGAGGTTCTCCGACTTTGACGAGATCTGTCAAGAAATTGAGGCAGAAACCTACAGGCTCACCGGAACCAACAAAGGCATCTCTCCCGTTCCCATCAGCCTGCGCATTTTCTCTCCTAATG TGCTCAACCTGACCCTGGTGGACCTTCCCGGCATCACCAAGGTGCCCGTGGGCGACCAGCCGCCAGACATCGAGTACCTGGTGCGAGACATGATCATGCAGTACATCTGCAAGGAGAACTGCCTCATTCTGGCCGTGACGCCTGCCAACATGGACCTGGCCAACTCGGACGCACTCAAACTGGCCAAAGATGTCGACCCACAGG GCCAGCGCACAATAGGTGTGATCACAATGCTGGACCTGATGGATAAAGGAACAGATGCTCGGGAAATACTAGAGAATAGATTGCTTCCACTGAGAAGAG ATtttgtattcccccccccacccccctccccaggTTATATCGGGCTAGTGAACCGCAGTCAAAAGGACATAGACGGAAAAAAGGATATTAAGACAGCCTTGCAAGCGGAAAAGAAGTTTTTCCTGTCTCACCCAGCTTACAGGCACATGTGCGACCGAATGGGCACGCCGTACTTGCAGAGATCCCTCAACCAG caACTGACGGACCACATCCGGGACAGTCTGCCTACGCTCCACAATCACCTGCAGTATCTGCTTGTGTCCATCAGTAAAGAAATTGACACGTACAAACTATACAATCCTGATGACCCCATTTGCAGGACCAAGACCCTCATCAA GCTAGTTCAGCAACTGGCCGGCGACTTTGAGAGGCTGATCGAGGGCTCAGCAGACGAAGTAAACACAGCAAACCTTTCGGGCGGCGCAAGGATCAACCAGATCTTCCACGAGCGCTTTCCCTACCAACTGCACAAA ATGAAGTGTGACGAAAGGAAGCTGCGGATGGAGATCGCCTATGCCATCAGGAACATTCATGGTGTCAG AACGGGCTTGTTTACCCCGGACATGGCTTTTCAGGCCATTGTAAAGAAGCAGATCTCCAAACTAAAAATCCCATGTTTCGGATTTGTCGACATGGTCTGCAAAGAACTGGTCTCCACCATATACGAGTGCTTCAGTAAG CTCGGTTCTTTTCCTAAGCTGCGGGAAGAAACTGAGCGACTTGTCACCACTGAAATCCGTGAACAAGAGAGCACATGCCGGGATCAG ATCTCTCTGCTCATCGACATGCAGCTCGCCTATATTAATACCAAACATGAAGACTTTATTGGCTTCGCTCA TGCTCACCCCCTGTGCCACCGCAGCGATAACAAGATCGTTGCCGGCAGTGGAGCGCAACAG GGTGTGGCCCCTCCCTCGAGTCTAATA GTCATACGTAAAGGATGGCTCACCATCAACAACGTCAGCATCATCGCCAAGGACTACTGGTTCATACTCACCGCCGAGAGCCTGTCCTGGTTCAAAGACAACGAG GAGACAGAGAAGAGGTACATGCTCCCTCTGGACAACCTCAAGGTCCGAGATGTAGAGAGGGGCTTCATGTCCAGCAAATTCACCTTCGCCCTCTTCAATTCTGAGTcaag GAACGTGTACAAGGACCATAAGCTTCTGGAGCTGGTCTGCAACTCTCAGGAGGAGCTGGACATCTGGAAGTCTTCTCTGCTCCGGGCTGGTGTCTACCCAGAGGAGGTCACG GTGGACGCGCAGGGCAACGGGCCGTCCGAGAACTTTACCGACCCCCAGCTGGAGCGCCAGGTGGAGACCATCCGCAACCTGGTGGACTCCTACATGGGCATCATCCACAAGACGGTCAAGGACTTGATGCCGAAGGCCATCATGCACCTGATGATCAACAGC GTGAAAGAGTTCATTAGCTCGGAGCTGCTGGCCCAGCTCTACGCTCTGGGAGACTGTTCGGCGCTGATGGATGAGTCACCCGAGCAGCGGCAGCATCGCGAGCAAGCGCTCGGCAAGCACGCCGCCCTGCAGGCCGCGCTCGACATCATCGGTGAAATCTCCACCTCCGGCAACGCCCCCGCGGATGTCTCTCACTCCGGCTTGCGGCAATTCAG GAGACCTGCTCCGGCAGCCCCAAACCCCAAATAG